CGGCTGCCCCGGCGGACGGCGGCGGGCCCGGAAGGGCAGCCGGCACCGTCCGCCGGGGCAGCGGCTCTACCCCGGAGCCTGCTGACCGCTCGTCCGACCTCCGGTTAGCGTCCGGGGGGTGAGTATCTGGACCTCCCTGGAACCCGCGTCCACCACGGTGGACCCCGGCGGCACCGCCACCGTACGACTGCGGCTGCGCAACACCGGCGACGTCGTGGACGAGTACCGGATCGTGCCGGTCGGCCCGGTCGCACCCTGGACCACCGTGGAGCCGCCGACGATCCGGCTCTATCCGGGGACCACCGGCACGGTGCAGCTCGTCTTCACCCCGCCCCGCAGCCCGGACGCGACGGCCGGGCCCAACCCGTACGCGGTCCAGATCATCCCCACCGAGCACCCGGAGGCGACCACCGTCCCCGAGGGCAATCTGACGGTCACTCCCTTCACCGAGGTCCGGGCCGAACTGGTGCCGCCGACCTGCCGGGGCCGGTTCCGCGGGCGGCCCCGGCTCGCCGTGGACAACCTGGGCAATGTCAGGCTCACCGCGTCGATCACCGGGGGCGACAACCGGGAGCAGCTCTCCTACGAGATCCACCCCGGCAATGTGCAGATCGAGCCCGGCCGGGCGGCGTTCGTCCGGACCACGCTCCGACCGCACCGGATCACCTGGTTCGGACAGAAGGAGACCCGCCCCTTCGCCCTCTCCGTGCTGCGCTCGGGGGCCGAGCCGCTCGCCGTCGCCGGGAACTACGTCCAGCAGCGGGTGATGCCCCGTTGGCTGCTCACCGTGGTCAGCCTGCTCGCCACCCTCGCGGTGGCCTTCGTCCTGCTCTGGGTGGCCTTCCAGCCGCACGTGCAGAGCCTGGCCCAGGAGCAGGTGGCGCCGGTCGCGGCCACGGAGCTGCCGCCGCCCTCGCCGACGGCGGTGGCGACGACGGCCGCAGCCGCCCCGACGCCGACCGCGAGCGCGAGCGCGACCCGGGCGGCGTCGTCGTCCGGAGGCGGCGGTGGCGGTGGCGCGCCGACCCCGAAGGCCTCGCCGACGATCGTGACCGCAGGGCAGGCCGTCGCCGCCCTCAACGCCTCCCTCGGCGGGAACGCGGGCTCCGCCATGGGCCGACACATCTGCTACCGCGCCTACGTGAGCGACATCGGCTGGCAGAAGCCGGTCTGCGACAGCTCCCTGGCCGGCACCACCGCGGCGACCCTGCCCATCGAGGGCCTCGACCTCGCGGTGTCCGGCACCGGTGGCGTCTGCGCCAACGGCTACGACACGAACACCGGCTGGGAGCGGTCGAGCTGGCTGTGCGCGGTCGACGGCGGCGACCTCTACATCGGGAAGCCCGGCACCGGAAGCTGGATGGACGGCATCGGGATCAGCGTCGGTTCGGGCACCGCCTGCGCCTCCGCCGATCTCCAGGGCTCCGGCTGGCCGCAGAACCCGACCTGCACCACCCCGGGCCACTGGGTCTTCTTCGGCAGCCTCAGCTACTCGGTCCGCATCTACGGCCTGACCTTCACCGTCTGAGCCTTCAGGTCGTAGTCATTGCATCTTCGGATCGTGATCTCCCTGCTCTCAGTACGCATCGGTTGCTTCTTCCGCCCCGGCTGACTCCTCGTCCAGGGCACGATGCCGGGGGTGTGCTCTTCCGGAGCCTGCCCCGCCGCTGAGGCAAGGAGTCGGCTCTTCGCTGCCGGCCCGGAGGTCCGGGCGAGTATGGTTGCCGCCTGTAGCGGTTCGGT
The Streptacidiphilus albus JL83 genome window above contains:
- a CDS encoding hydrolase; this encodes MSIWTSLEPASTTVDPGGTATVRLRLRNTGDVVDEYRIVPVGPVAPWTTVEPPTIRLYPGTTGTVQLVFTPPRSPDATAGPNPYAVQIIPTEHPEATTVPEGNLTVTPFTEVRAELVPPTCRGRFRGRPRLAVDNLGNVRLTASITGGDNREQLSYEIHPGNVQIEPGRAAFVRTTLRPHRITWFGQKETRPFALSVLRSGAEPLAVAGNYVQQRVMPRWLLTVVSLLATLAVAFVLLWVAFQPHVQSLAQEQVAPVAATELPPPSPTAVATTAAAAPTPTASASATRAASSSGGGGGGGAPTPKASPTIVTAGQAVAALNASLGGNAGSAMGRHICYRAYVSDIGWQKPVCDSSLAGTTAATLPIEGLDLAVSGTGGVCANGYDTNTGWERSSWLCAVDGGDLYIGKPGTGSWMDGIGISVGSGTACASADLQGSGWPQNPTCTTPGHWVFFGSLSYSVRIYGLTFTV